In Halomarina salina, one DNA window encodes the following:
- a CDS encoding heavy metal translocating P-type ATPase: MSSHHDHSGPEGRADESRGQRLGHGGRRAQTDHSGHEETFRRRFWVSLALSIPVVYFSEFVQEVVGYTAPTFPGSAWITPALSVVVFAYGGLPFLSMARTEVANREPGMMLLVSLAISVAFVYSMASLFLPGTTPFFWELVTLVDVMLLGHWMEMRSVRQASGALDELARLMPDTAERVTESGETEEVAVSDLAEGDVVLVRPGASVPADGEVADGESSVDESMITGESRPVEKEPGSDVVAGTVNQDGSLRVRVTKTGDETTLAGIVRLVEEAQQSKSRTQLLADRAAGWLFYVALGVAAVTAVAWVLATGFDLAVLERVVTVLVIACPHALGLAVPLVVAINTSTAARNGMLVRDRIAMEEARTLDTVMFDKTGTLTKGEQGVVAIETADGWDERRALAVAAGVEGDSEHMIARALRTAASERGVERVRVADFENLRGVGVRASVATDAIPASARPSGERRDPEDGETVHLGGPNLLERLEVERPPHLASFADEAGAKARTVVYLVDSESAVVAAFALADVIREESRAAIDALHAMGVEVAMLTGDSEDVARAVAEELGIDQYFAEVLPDEKDTTVARLQSEGKRVAMVGDGVNDAPALARADVGIAIGSGTDVAIESGDIVLVDNDPVDVVRLIRLSRASYRKMQENLVWATGYNVVALPLAAGLLAPVGILLSPAIGAVFMSLSTIIVAVNARRLRGVDLSA; the protein is encoded by the coding sequence ATGAGTTCCCATCACGACCACAGCGGACCGGAAGGGCGCGCGGACGAGTCTCGGGGGCAACGCCTCGGTCACGGCGGCCGGCGTGCCCAGACGGACCACAGCGGCCACGAGGAGACGTTCCGGCGTCGGTTCTGGGTGTCGCTCGCCCTCTCGATTCCGGTCGTCTACTTCAGCGAGTTCGTCCAGGAGGTGGTCGGCTACACCGCCCCGACGTTCCCCGGGAGCGCCTGGATTACGCCCGCCCTCTCGGTGGTCGTCTTCGCCTACGGTGGCCTCCCGTTCCTCTCGATGGCCCGGACGGAGGTCGCCAACCGCGAACCGGGGATGATGCTGCTCGTCTCGCTGGCCATCAGCGTCGCGTTCGTCTACTCCATGGCGAGTCTCTTCCTCCCGGGGACGACGCCGTTCTTCTGGGAACTCGTCACGCTCGTCGACGTGATGCTGCTCGGCCACTGGATGGAGATGCGCTCGGTCAGGCAGGCGTCGGGCGCGCTCGACGAACTGGCGAGACTCATGCCAGACACCGCAGAACGAGTCACCGAGAGCGGTGAGACCGAGGAGGTGGCCGTCTCCGACCTCGCCGAGGGTGACGTGGTGCTGGTCCGACCCGGCGCGTCGGTGCCGGCCGACGGCGAGGTCGCCGACGGCGAGTCGTCGGTCGACGAGTCGATGATCACGGGCGAGTCACGCCCCGTCGAGAAGGAGCCGGGGAGCGATGTCGTCGCGGGAACCGTCAATCAGGACGGCAGTCTCCGGGTCCGGGTGACGAAGACGGGCGACGAGACGACGCTCGCGGGCATCGTGCGCCTCGTGGAGGAGGCACAGCAGTCGAAGTCCCGGACGCAACTGCTCGCCGACCGCGCCGCGGGGTGGCTGTTCTACGTCGCGCTCGGCGTCGCCGCCGTCACCGCCGTCGCGTGGGTGCTGGCGACCGGCTTCGACCTCGCCGTCCTCGAACGCGTCGTGACGGTACTGGTCATCGCCTGTCCGCACGCCCTCGGGCTCGCGGTCCCGCTCGTCGTCGCCATCAACACCTCGACGGCCGCCCGGAACGGGATGCTGGTCCGTGACCGCATCGCGATGGAGGAGGCACGGACGCTCGATACGGTGATGTTCGACAAGACCGGGACGCTGACGAAGGGCGAACAAGGCGTCGTCGCGATCGAGACGGCCGACGGGTGGGACGAGCGGCGAGCGCTCGCCGTCGCCGCAGGCGTCGAGGGGGACTCCGAGCACATGATCGCCCGAGCGCTTCGCACCGCGGCCAGCGAACGCGGCGTCGAGCGAGTGCGGGTCGCCGACTTCGAGAACCTCCGGGGGGTCGGCGTCCGGGCGTCCGTCGCGACCGATGCGATACCCGCCTCGGCCCGGCCGAGTGGGGAGCGTCGCGACCCGGAGGACGGCGAGACGGTCCACCTGGGCGGGCCGAACCTCCTCGAACGACTGGAAGTCGAGCGCCCCCCACACCTCGCCTCGTTCGCCGACGAGGCGGGCGCGAAGGCACGGACCGTCGTCTACCTCGTCGACAGCGAGTCGGCGGTCGTCGCAGCGTTCGCGCTCGCCGACGTGATTCGCGAGGAGAGCAGGGCGGCCATCGACGCCCTCCACGCCATGGGTGTCGAGGTAGCGATGCTGACGGGTGATTCCGAGGACGTCGCCCGTGCGGTCGCCGAGGAACTGGGAATCGACCAGTACTTCGCGGAGGTCCTCCCGGACGAGAAGGACACGACGGTCGCCCGGCTTCAGTCGGAGGGCAAGCGCGTCGCGATGGTCGGCGACGGCGTCAACGACGCACCGGCGCTCGCCAGGGCCGACGTCGGCATCGCCATCGGGTCCGGTACGGACGTCGCCATCGAGTCCGGTGACATCGTCCTCGTCGACAACGACCCGGTGGACGTCGTCCGGCTGATTCGCCTCTCGCGAGCCAGCTACCGGAAGATGCAGGAGAACCTCGTCTGGGCGACCGGGTACAACGTGGTCGCGCTTCCGCTCGCGGCGGGGCTGCTCGCCCCCGTCGGCATCCTCCTCTCACCGGCTATCGGGGCGGTGTTCATGTCGCTGTCGACCATCATCGTCGCCGTCAACGCCCGTCGGCTCCGGGGGGTCGACCTCTCCGCTTGA
- a CDS encoding helix-turn-helix transcriptional regulator yields the protein MSAALQTIEFLARSEHRVATLEALAEERHDRRDLRAVTGASDPTVGRIVRDFEDRSWIVRDGPYYDLTPLGAFVADRFLDLREGMRTGETLREVWQWLPREMEGFAVEDFEDTVVAYPGPNYPYTPVERVTYLLESTDTIRGLGTTIYKSGNLDVFCRRVIEGMEMEYIYSLPILEAIVDWNPELAARAFECDNCTVYLHDALPDDNRCGLNIMDDCIGICGHDPATAQLEAVIDTPAPEARTWAEAVYERCLEEARPFDVRELEAASSDSGERLLRVE from the coding sequence ATGAGTGCCGCGCTACAGACCATCGAGTTTCTGGCGCGGTCGGAACACCGCGTCGCCACGCTGGAGGCGCTCGCCGAGGAGCGACACGACCGACGCGACCTGCGCGCCGTGACGGGCGCGTCGGACCCCACGGTCGGCCGTATCGTCCGGGACTTCGAGGACCGCTCGTGGATCGTCCGCGACGGGCCGTACTACGACCTCACCCCACTGGGTGCGTTCGTGGCCGACCGGTTCCTCGACCTGCGTGAGGGGATGCGAACGGGCGAGACGCTCCGCGAGGTCTGGCAGTGGCTCCCCCGCGAGATGGAGGGGTTCGCGGTGGAGGACTTCGAGGACACCGTCGTCGCGTACCCCGGTCCGAACTACCCGTACACGCCCGTCGAGCGGGTCACCTACCTCCTCGAATCCACCGACACCATCCGGGGCCTCGGGACGACCATCTACAAGTCGGGGAACCTCGACGTGTTCTGCCGTCGCGTGATCGAGGGGATGGAGATGGAGTACATCTACTCGCTCCCTATTCTGGAGGCCATCGTCGACTGGAACCCCGAACTGGCCGCCCGCGCGTTCGAGTGCGACAACTGCACCGTCTACCTCCACGATGCCCTCCCGGACGACAACCGGTGCGGTCTCAACATCATGGACGACTGTATCGGCATCTGTGGCCACGACCCCGCGACCGCCCAACTCGAAGCCGTCATCGACACGCCTGCCCCCGAGGCCCGCACCTGGGCGGAGGCGGTCTACGAGCGGTGCCTGGAGGAGGCACGGCCGTTCGACGTCCGAGAGTTGGAGGCCGCTTCCTCGGACTCGGGAGAGCGACTGCTCCGCGTCGAGTAG
- a CDS encoding cupin domain-containing protein — MRQHRRDVPVRVDTPDATARQQVGFGDASDYGELSGEYFTFAAGTDITPLLQGLEDDHCQCPHWGYVLTGALTASYSDGREEVTETGDLFYWPPGHTIRANDDAEIVMFSPQDEHSAVIDHIREKVGGSP, encoded by the coding sequence ATGAGACAACACAGACGAGACGTTCCGGTCAGAGTCGACACCCCGGACGCCACCGCCCGTCAACAGGTGGGGTTCGGCGACGCGAGCGACTACGGAGAACTCAGCGGCGAGTACTTCACCTTCGCTGCGGGGACGGACATCACGCCGCTCCTGCAGGGGCTCGAAGACGACCACTGCCAGTGCCCGCACTGGGGGTACGTCCTGACGGGGGCGCTCACCGCCAGCTACTCTGACGGCCGGGAGGAGGTCACCGAGACCGGTGACCTCTTCTACTGGCCGCCGGGGCACACGATTCGAGCGAACGACGACGCGGAGATCGTCATGTTCAGTCCGCAGGACGAGCACTCCGCGGTCATCGACCACATCCGGGAGAAGGTGGGTGGGAGCCCGTGA
- a CDS encoding DUF4177 domain-containing protein has translation MGSDHPPAWEYTAIEPPKGLTKRETIDPTERLNELGAEGWELTESISYDRGGTKLLVLKRPVYDE, from the coding sequence ATGGGCAGCGACCACCCTCCAGCGTGGGAGTACACGGCCATCGAGCCACCGAAGGGGCTGACGAAACGCGAGACCATCGACCCGACCGAACGACTGAACGAACTCGGCGCGGAGGGCTGGGAACTCACCGAGAGTATCAGCTACGACCGCGGCGGTACGAAACTGCTCGTGCTCAAACGACCGGTGTACGATGAGTGA
- a CDS encoding DUF4177 domain-containing protein, protein MADPADTQWEYETLRVPRGETKKESQDPKSELNEYAADGWRLVETIDYTGGGTKFLVFERPTSSSEAADAADDDAI, encoded by the coding sequence ATGGCAGACCCCGCAGACACGCAGTGGGAGTACGAGACCCTCCGGGTTCCCCGGGGTGAGACGAAGAAGGAGTCCCAGGACCCGAAGAGCGAACTCAACGAGTACGCCGCCGACGGCTGGCGACTCGTCGAGACCATCGACTACACCGGCGGCGGGACGAAGTTCCTGGTGTTCGAACGCCCTACCAGTTCGTCGGAGGCGGCCGACGCAGCCGACGACGACGCGATATGA
- a CDS encoding ferritin-like domain-containing protein, translated as MTNDEIIDLLRKAYSDEMETVMNYLTNSIVLDGVRAQEVKQGLRRDATEEELQHAQMIGERLKQLDARPPASMEFEPHQESLQPPEDPGDLLSVIDGVIEAENDAIDTYRSLITAAEEADDPVTEDLAVTILTDEESHRAEFKSYRREYS; from the coding sequence ATGACCAACGACGAGATCATCGACCTGCTCCGAAAGGCGTACAGCGACGAGATGGAGACCGTCATGAACTACCTGACGAACAGCATCGTGCTCGACGGCGTCCGCGCCCAGGAGGTCAAGCAGGGCCTCCGACGGGACGCGACGGAGGAGGAACTCCAGCACGCGCAGATGATCGGCGAGCGACTGAAGCAGCTCGACGCCCGTCCGCCCGCGTCGATGGAGTTCGAGCCCCACCAGGAGTCGCTCCAGCCGCCGGAGGACCCCGGTGACCTCCTGTCTGTCATCGACGGCGTCATCGAGGCCGAGAACGACGCCATCGACACCTACCGCTCGCTCATCACGGCCGCGGAGGAGGCCGACGACCCGGTGACGGAGGACCTCGCGGTGACCATCCTCACCGACGAGGAGTCCCACCGCGCCGAGTTCAAGAGCTACCGCCGCGAGTACAGCTAA
- a CDS encoding HalOD1 output domain-containing protein — translation MSERDELAISTRIVVAVAEAEEVDPLSLSPPLAEEIDVDALERLSDASTPLQVTFSAWGYRITVRDGEVSVADDAALVTAPAN, via the coding sequence ATGTCGGAGCGTGACGAACTCGCCATCAGTACCCGAATTGTCGTAGCCGTCGCCGAGGCGGAGGAGGTAGACCCGCTCTCACTCTCGCCACCGTTAGCCGAGGAGATAGACGTCGATGCGCTCGAACGGCTCTCAGACGCGTCGACGCCGCTCCAGGTCACGTTCTCCGCGTGGGGGTATCGCATCACTGTTCGCGACGGGGAGGTGTCGGTCGCCGACGACGCCGCGCTGGTGACGGCCCCGGCGAACTGA
- a CDS encoding RtcB family protein, translating to MAIELSGRYTDARVLVEDESLVERSALDQIQELVDHPAFTEPVRVMPDTHWGAGAPIGFSMPLPDRVVPNVVGVDVGCGMCATNLGDDLPLADEERERAVRDAVPMGRSTHDYDDSVHLVDEFPFERANEVFETFDAAYEERFGQRVDPLEFDFDGYDGDYFEALCTRVLAGRNPGMSHVIQSAGTLGGGNHFVEFARGRESGDYWLVVHSGSRYLGLAVAQFWQERASERRNTAAIREAIPSDYREYLKFDPDAVSDQDLYAWVTGGMGESHIRKGKVREEFDGKAIEHAFEALSALRPEQPSEDAADEADRNTDLDWLDGREAHGYYVDMLFAQQYARWNRELMSEAVCAALAVDPVERFQSIHNYIDFRDLTIRKGATPARDGQRLVVPFNMADGSVVARGKGNEEWHQTAPHGAGRTMSRRQAHREGSLEQFADAMDGVYSESVVESVLDEAPMAYKSAAAIADAIGPTASVEERLDVVHNLKATE from the coding sequence ATGGCGATAGAGCTGTCAGGAAGGTACACCGACGCCCGCGTGCTGGTCGAGGACGAGTCGCTCGTCGAGCGGAGCGCGCTCGACCAGATTCAGGAACTCGTCGACCACCCGGCGTTCACCGAACCCGTCCGGGTCATGCCCGACACCCACTGGGGCGCCGGCGCGCCCATCGGGTTCTCGATGCCGCTGCCCGACCGCGTCGTGCCGAACGTGGTCGGCGTCGACGTCGGCTGTGGGATGTGTGCGACGAACCTCGGCGACGACCTGCCGCTGGCGGACGAGGAGCGAGAGCGCGCGGTCCGCGACGCGGTTCCGATGGGCCGCTCGACTCACGACTACGACGACTCGGTCCACCTCGTCGACGAGTTCCCGTTCGAGCGGGCGAACGAGGTGTTCGAGACGTTCGACGCGGCCTACGAGGAGCGGTTCGGCCAGCGCGTCGACCCGCTGGAGTTCGACTTCGACGGCTACGACGGCGACTACTTCGAGGCGCTGTGTACGCGCGTCCTCGCCGGGCGGAATCCGGGGATGAGTCACGTCATCCAGTCGGCGGGGACGCTCGGCGGCGGGAACCACTTCGTCGAGTTCGCGCGCGGCCGCGAGTCGGGCGACTACTGGCTGGTCGTCCACAGCGGGTCGCGCTACCTCGGCCTCGCCGTCGCGCAGTTCTGGCAGGAACGGGCGAGCGAGCGGCGCAACACCGCCGCCATCCGGGAGGCCATCCCGAGCGACTACCGCGAGTACCTGAAGTTCGACCCGGACGCCGTCTCGGACCAGGACCTCTACGCGTGGGTGACCGGCGGGATGGGCGAGTCCCACATCCGCAAGGGGAAGGTCCGCGAGGAGTTCGACGGGAAGGCCATCGAACACGCGTTCGAGGCGCTGTCGGCCCTCCGCCCCGAGCAGCCTTCGGAGGACGCCGCCGACGAGGCCGACCGCAACACGGACCTCGACTGGCTGGACGGCCGCGAGGCCCACGGCTACTACGTCGACATGCTGTTCGCCCAGCAGTACGCCCGCTGGAACCGCGAACTGATGTCGGAGGCCGTCTGTGCGGCGCTGGCCGTCGACCCGGTCGAGCGCTTCCAGTCCATCCACAACTACATCGACTTCAGGGACCTGACGATTCGAAAGGGAGCGACGCCCGCCCGCGACGGCCAGCGACTCGTCGTCCCGTTCAACATGGCCGACGGGTCGGTCGTCGCTCGCGGCAAGGGTAACGAGGAGTGGCACCAGACGGCTCCCCACGGCGCTGGTCGGACGATGAGTCGTCGCCAGGCCCACCGGGAGGGTTCGCTGGAGCAGTTCGCGGACGCGATGGACGGCGTCTACTCCGAGTCGGTGGTAGAGTCCGTGCTCGACGAAGCGCCGATGGCGTACAAGTCGGCGGCGGCCATCGCCGACGCCATCGGTCCGACGGCGAGCGTCGAGGAACGACTCGACGTCGTCCACAACCTGAAGGCGACCGAGTAG
- a CDS encoding 2-phosphosulfolactate phosphatase has product MQRHDQPLTHRTATEPLDPGVITLPATDVGRAADWQFYETYQALPERDEQDAGTYVVVDTINFSTTISWLLDRGVGAVTPLRDEAAAEAFADRTPEALVGGDYTHDDPGRGDLKNSPSDCAEADRDWADTHVGLQSINGANAVCAVREDADCVVASPVNAEAVARWLDGDDEPIHFVAAGTRGTQAVEDTFGIYRVVDHLLGASSTVTDALDLRMLDHVYATSSHLNNPPDLHPDQHVIRAFDSLDVVPVRDESGRLVDAS; this is encoded by the coding sequence GTGCAACGGCACGACCAGCCCCTCACCCACCGGACGGCGACCGAACCGCTCGACCCGGGCGTCATCACGCTCCCGGCGACCGACGTCGGGCGAGCGGCCGACTGGCAGTTCTACGAGACCTACCAGGCGCTCCCGGAGCGAGACGAACAGGACGCGGGGACGTACGTCGTCGTGGACACCATCAACTTCTCGACCACCATCTCGTGGCTCCTCGACCGTGGCGTCGGCGCGGTGACGCCGCTTCGCGACGAGGCCGCTGCCGAGGCCTTCGCCGACCGGACGCCCGAGGCGCTCGTCGGCGGTGACTACACGCACGACGACCCGGGCCGGGGGGACCTCAAGAACTCGCCGAGCGACTGCGCCGAGGCCGACCGTGACTGGGCCGACACCCACGTCGGCCTCCAGTCCATCAACGGTGCGAACGCGGTGTGCGCCGTCCGCGAGGACGCCGACTGCGTCGTCGCCTCGCCGGTCAACGCCGAGGCCGTCGCCCGGTGGCTGGACGGCGACGACGAGCCCATCCACTTCGTCGCCGCCGGGACCCGCGGCACCCAGGCCGTCGAGGACACGTTCGGCATCTACCGCGTCGTCGACCACCTGCTCGGGGCCTCATCGACGGTGACCGACGCCCTGGACCTCCGTATGCTCGACCACGTCTACGCCACCTCCTCGCACCTCAACAACCCGCCCGACCTCCACCCCGACCAGCACGTCATCCGCGCGTTCGACTCGCTCGACGTGGTGCCCGTCCGCGACGAGTCGGGCCGACTGGTCGACGCCTCCTGA
- the hflX gene encoding GTPase HflX: protein MQSGQTRGGTAVVAARRTDEAPDTTEIRRLADAAEYEVVAERTQRRAEDAGYGVGRGKAAAIADLVADRDADAVVYDGALTPGQYGNWAELLPPGTDLLDRYRLVLGIFAEGAADRAAQLQVELATLRYRLPRLRQVTEESLLNQATEKGSVVLDVEARIDRLHTELRAVSDRDARRREERREQGFDPVAIAGYTNAGKSTLLHRLADDLSVADLGAGHADLDETAAVEDRLFETLETTTRRATVDGRRVLLTDTVGLVDALPHDLVASFSATLDAVADADVGLLVVDASDPVGEVAERLRVSLAELEDPRGDLLVVLNKRDLLDDEALAARRAAVADLDRVDDVLAVSAVEGTGIETLRERIHDALPGESLAVELPNSGETESFLAWAHDHGTVADLEYAGETVTFAFEARPGVVERARAQVEESGGTVRDSD, encoded by the coding sequence ATGCAATCAGGACAGACACGGGGCGGGACCGCGGTCGTCGCGGCCCGCCGCACCGACGAAGCACCGGACACGACCGAGATTCGGCGACTCGCCGACGCCGCTGAGTACGAGGTGGTCGCCGAGCGCACGCAACGCCGCGCCGAGGACGCGGGCTACGGCGTGGGGCGCGGCAAGGCCGCAGCTATCGCCGACCTCGTCGCCGACCGCGACGCGGACGCCGTCGTCTACGACGGCGCGCTCACGCCCGGCCAGTACGGGAACTGGGCCGAACTCCTGCCGCCGGGGACCGACCTGCTCGACCGGTACCGTCTCGTACTCGGCATCTTCGCCGAGGGGGCGGCCGACCGCGCGGCGCAGTTGCAGGTCGAACTGGCGACGCTCCGCTACCGACTGCCGAGACTCCGACAGGTGACCGAGGAGTCGCTGCTCAACCAGGCGACCGAGAAGGGGTCGGTCGTGCTCGACGTGGAGGCGCGCATCGACCGCCTCCACACCGAGCTACGGGCGGTCAGCGACCGCGACGCCAGACGGCGCGAGGAGCGCCGCGAGCAGGGGTTCGACCCGGTCGCCATCGCGGGGTACACCAACGCCGGGAAGTCGACGCTGCTCCACCGCCTCGCCGACGACCTCTCGGTGGCCGACCTCGGGGCGGGTCACGCCGACCTCGACGAGACGGCCGCCGTCGAGGACCGCCTGTTCGAGACGCTGGAGACCACCACGCGCAGAGCGACCGTCGACGGCCGACGCGTCCTGCTGACCGACACGGTCGGTCTGGTGGACGCGCTGCCCCACGACCTCGTGGCGTCGTTCAGCGCGACGCTGGACGCCGTCGCGGACGCCGACGTCGGACTGCTCGTCGTCGACGCCAGCGACCCCGTCGGCGAGGTGGCGGAGAGACTCCGCGTCTCGCTGGCGGAACTGGAGGACCCGCGCGGGGACCTGCTGGTCGTGCTCAACAAGCGCGACCTGCTGGACGACGAGGCCCTCGCGGCGCGCCGCGCGGCGGTCGCCGACCTCGACCGCGTCGACGACGTGCTCGCGGTGAGCGCCGTCGAGGGGACGGGTATCGAGACACTGCGAGAGCGCATCCACGACGCGCTCCCGGGCGAGTCGCTCGCCGTCGAACTGCCCAACAGCGGGGAGACCGAGTCGTTCCTCGCGTGGGCGCACGACCACGGCACCGTCGCCGACCTGGAGTACGCCGGGGAGACGGTGACGTTCGCGTTCGAGGCGCGACCGGGAGTGGTCGAGCGCGCACGGGCGCAGGTCGAGGAGTCTGGTGGGACGGTACGGGACAGCGACTGA
- a CDS encoding 6-pyruvoyl trahydropterin synthase family protein: protein MTGVTLGEHDALTEAGERVLTVGGDRPIRISAGHRIQHHDGKCSRPHGHNYRVSVEVRGTLTEEGWVVDKGEVTEIIDEWDHRFLVERGDPLEAAFEESGDADALVVLDHPPTAEVMAVVLERRLLDRLPENVTDVSVAVAETGELRAEY from the coding sequence ATGACTGGGGTAACCCTCGGAGAACACGACGCCCTCACCGAGGCCGGGGAGCGCGTCCTGACGGTCGGCGGTGACCGGCCCATCCGCATCAGCGCAGGCCACCGAATCCAGCACCACGACGGGAAGTGCTCGCGGCCACACGGCCACAACTACCGGGTCAGCGTCGAGGTGCGCGGCACGCTCACCGAGGAGGGATGGGTCGTCGACAAGGGCGAGGTCACCGAGATCATCGACGAGTGGGACCACCGGTTCCTCGTCGAGCGCGGAGACCCGCTGGAGGCGGCGTTCGAGGAGTCGGGCGACGCGGACGCGCTGGTCGTCCTCGACCACCCGCCCACGGCCGAGGTGATGGCCGTCGTCCTCGAACGCCGTCTCCTCGACCGACTCCCCGAGAACGTCACCGACGTCTCCGTCGCGGTGGCCGAGACGGGCGAACTCCGCGCGGAGTACTGA
- a CDS encoding 7-carboxy-7-deazaguanine synthase QueE yields MPVNDDAATLADPDVTAGDDSRDADDPRDTPADTAPEDIDASEALPINELFYSLQGEGTLVGTPSVFVRTSGCNLRCWFCDSYHTSWEPTGAWLSVDDIVERVEEFDAEHVVLTGGEPLVHEASVDLLDRLADRGYHSTVETNGTVYRDAAIDLASVSPKLASSTPTPENAPEGVDAGAWEERHEQRRIDHDALTRLVEEYETQLKFVVTGSDDMPEIAALVDDLRERASVPIPDHRVLLMPEGVTREQVDETRTEVADLAMEHGYRYTPRLHVDLWNDAPGT; encoded by the coding sequence ATGCCCGTCAACGACGATGCGGCGACGCTGGCCGACCCCGACGTCACCGCCGGCGACGACTCTCGCGACGCGGACGACCCGCGCGACACACCCGCCGACACCGCACCCGAGGACATCGACGCCAGCGAGGCGCTCCCCATCAACGAACTGTTCTACTCGCTCCAGGGCGAGGGGACGCTCGTGGGGACGCCGAGCGTGTTCGTCCGCACCAGCGGCTGTAACCTGCGCTGCTGGTTCTGTGATTCCTACCACACCTCGTGGGAACCGACGGGCGCGTGGCTCTCCGTCGACGACATCGTCGAGCGAGTCGAGGAGTTCGACGCCGAGCACGTCGTCCTCACGGGGGGCGAACCGCTGGTCCACGAGGCGAGCGTCGACCTGCTCGACCGCCTCGCCGACCGGGGCTACCACTCCACCGTCGAGACGAACGGCACGGTCTACCGCGACGCGGCCATCGACCTCGCGAGCGTCAGCCCGAAACTCGCCTCCAGTACGCCGACTCCGGAGAACGCACCCGAGGGTGTGGATGCTGGAGCATGGGAGGAGCGCCACGAACAGCGTCGCATCGACCACGACGCGCTGACGCGACTCGTCGAGGAGTACGAGACGCAACTGAAGTTCGTCGTCACCGGTTCCGACGACATGCCCGAGATAGCAGCGCTGGTCGACGACCTCCGGGAGCGTGCGAGCGTCCCGATTCCGGACCACCGGGTGCTCCTGATGCCCGAGGGCGTCACCCGCGAGCAGGTCGACGAGACCCGGACGGAGGTGGCCGACCTCGCGATGGAGCACGGCTACCGCTACACGCCGCGCCTGCACGTCGACCTCTGGAACGACGCGCCGGGCACCTGA
- the queC gene encoding 7-cyano-7-deazaguanine synthase QueC has protein sequence MTDDHDSTDSTETTTDATATPDGGERPLAVVLVSGGMDSATAVAEAIDRGYDPLFLHTSYGQRTENREAECARLLAEEFDAVDTLHVETDHLARIGASSLTDDAMDVDDAELGGEDGDSETDDEDEEEIPNTYVPFRNANLLSMAVSYAEAQEAEAVFVGAHSEDYAGYPDCRPEFFEAFERVVEVGTRPETLISVEAPFVEWSKTDIVERGTELDVPFEHTWSCYRDEQPACGTCDSCAYRLQAFQQAGERDPIEYAERPNYVD, from the coding sequence ATGACCGACGACCACGATTCGACCGACAGCACCGAGACGACGACCGACGCGACCGCGACACCGGACGGTGGCGAGCGACCGCTCGCCGTGGTTCTCGTCTCCGGCGGGATGGACTCGGCGACGGCCGTCGCGGAGGCCATCGACCGGGGGTACGACCCGCTGTTCCTCCACACGTCGTACGGCCAGCGCACCGAGAACCGCGAGGCCGAGTGCGCCCGCCTGCTCGCCGAGGAGTTCGACGCCGTGGACACGCTCCACGTCGAGACGGACCACCTCGCGCGCATCGGCGCGTCGTCGCTCACCGACGACGCGATGGACGTGGACGACGCGGAGCTAGGCGGCGAGGACGGCGACAGCGAGACCGACGACGAGGACGAGGAGGAGATACCCAACACCTACGTCCCGTTCCGGAACGCGAACCTGCTGTCGATGGCCGTCTCCTACGCCGAGGCCCAGGAGGCGGAGGCGGTGTTCGTCGGCGCGCACTCCGAGGACTACGCGGGCTACCCCGACTGCCGCCCCGAGTTCTTCGAGGCGTTCGAGCGGGTCGTCGAGGTGGGTACTCGCCCCGAGACGCTGATTTCTGTAGAAGCGCCGTTCGTCGAGTGGTCGAAGACCGACATCGTCGAGCGCGGTACCGAGCTAGACGTCCCGTTCGAGCACACCTGGTCGTGCTACCGCGACGAACAACCGGCCTGTGGGACCTGCGACTCGTGTGCCTATCGCCTCCAAGCCTTCCAGCAGGCGGGCGAGCGCGACCCCATCGAGTACGCCGAGCGACCGAACTACGTCGACTGA